Proteins encoded by one window of Dioscorea cayenensis subsp. rotundata cultivar TDr96_F1 chromosome 6, TDr96_F1_v2_PseudoChromosome.rev07_lg8_w22 25.fasta, whole genome shotgun sequence:
- the LOC120263179 gene encoding uncharacterized protein LOC120263179 produces the protein MISESRSIDFGGAHDRKHDRDFNRCHNYDSGSHGINFGHAHDKTGQRFNRYHNYDSRSHGIDFSHADDKELDISFNRNYNYISGSGDIDFGRAHDRELDRDFNRYHNYYSDSHGIDFGKSIDFGYAHNREHGKDFNRYHNYDSESHNIDFDRAHDSEKDKGFKRYHNYDSKSYGIDFGRAHNRKLDRGFNRYHNYDLGSRGINFRRAYDRELNRGFNKYHNYDSNSYGSCIDFGCVHDREVDRGFNKYYNYDSDTHGIDFGRAHDKELDRGFNRYQNYDLESCCIDFGRAHNRKLDKDFNRYHNYDAENCGIDFGHAHDRELDRGFNKYHNYYSGSHGIDFGGAHD, from the exons ATGATATCAGAAAGTCGCAGTATAGATTTTGGCGGTGCTCATGATAGAAAACATGACAGAGACTTCAATAGATGTCACAATTATGATTCAGGGAGTCATGGTATAAATTTTGGTCATGCTCATGACAAAACTGGACAGAGGTTTAACAGATATCACAATTATGATTCAAGGAGCCATGGTATAGATTTTAGCCATGCTGATGACAAAGAACTGGACATAAGCTTCAACAGAAATTACAATTATATTTCAGGGAGTGGTGATATAGATTTTGGGCGTGCTCATGATAGAGAATTGGACAGAGACTTCAATAGATATCATAATTACTATTCAGACAGCCATGGTATAGATTTTGG AAAGTCGATAGATTTTGGCTATGCTCACAATAGAGAACATGGCAAAGACTTCAATAGATATCACAATTATGATTCAGAGAGTCATAATATAGATTTTGATCGTGCTCATGATAGTGAAAAAGACAAAGGCTTCAAGAGATATCACAATTATGATTCAAAAAGTTATGGTATAGATTTTGGGCGTGCTCATAATAGAAAACTGGACAGAGGCTTCAACAGATATCACAATTATGATTTAGGGAGTCGTGGTATAAATTTTAGGCGTGCTTATGATAGAGAACTGAATAGAGGCTTCAACAAATATCACAATTATGATTCAAATAGTTATG GGAGTTGTATAGATTTTGGGTGTGTTCATGATAGAGAAGTGGATAGAGGctttaacaaatattataattatgattcAGACACTCATGGTATAGATTTTGGTCGTGCTCATGATAAAGAACTAGACAGAGGCTTCAACAGATATCAAAATTATGATTTAGAAAGTTGTTGTATAGACTTTGGGCGTGCTCATAATAGAAAACTGGACAAAGACTTCAACAGATATCACAATTATGATGCGGAGAATTGTGGGATAGATTTTGGCCATGCTCATGATAGAGAACTGGATAGAGGTTTTAACAAATATCATAATTACTATTCAGGGAGTCATGGTATAGATTTTGGCGGTGCTCATGACTGA
- the LOC120263004 gene encoding 50S ribosomal protein L34, chloroplastic has protein sequence MALSLVSSPTASLTLLGGARAITPNSISLPRIPMRSPPPFRSSFFSSTSASLSFTSSFSGLSLGIDLGFNKVVIEKRRGFQVRAGKPALCQTKRSRSRKSLARTHGFRRRMRTPGGRAILQRRRAKGRKVLCTKSYPNSGKRA, from the exons ATGGCGTTATCGCTCGTATCCTCCCCGACCGCGTCGCTAACTCTTCTCGGCGGTGCCAGAGCCATCACGCCGAACTCTATCTCCCTTCCCAGGATTCCAATGCGCTCTCCTCCTCCCTTCCGCagttccttcttctcctccactTCTGCCTCCCTCTCCTTCACCTCATCTTTCTCCG GCTTGTCCTTGGGAATTGACTTGGGTTTCAACAAGGTGGTGATTGAAAAACGCCGCGGTTTCCAGGTGAGGGCAGGAAAGCCTGCTCTATGTCAGACTAAAAGATCAAGATCTCGGAAATCACTTGCTCGAACTCATGGTTTTCGCAGAAGAATGAGGACTCCTGGCGGGAGAGCGATATTACAGCGAAGACGAGCAAAGGGAAGGAAAGTTCTCTGCACTAAATCATATCCAAACAGTGGAAAAAGGGCTTAA